CCCACCGTCATTCCGAGGGGCTGGCCATCGGCATCCGTTGCGGTCACCACGACGACGCCCGTCGGATACTGTCCCAAAACCTGGCGGAACCGGGCCGCCACCGTGTCAGTCGTCATGACAATCCTCACCATTGAGTCGCACTACTTCTCTGTAGTGATCACTACAATGACACCAAAGAGGATGACGCGCAATACGCCGGCCGGGTTAGAGGTCGGCTTCGGCTTCGGCGATAGCGGTCTCCACGACCGTGACGATCAGGTCGACGAACGTGTCGGGGTCCCAGAGATCGGCGATCTGGTAGGCGAGGAACAGGCCGTCGGTGAGTGCGATGATCAGCGTCGCCAGTCGGTGCGGCAGGGCAGGCTGGCGGGCAATCAGGTCGGCGTCGATGGATGCCGCGAACCAGCGGGCGAGCGCGTCGGCCACCTCCTCGCGCACCTGCAGGAACAGCGCGCGCCCCACTGGCTCGGTTTCACGCCGTTCCAGGGCGAGCATGTGGCCGATCCGCAGGAACTCGGGTGCCGACGGCAGGGAGCGGCTTGAGTGGTGGAGCAGCCTGCGCAGGCCATCGCCGACACTGATATCTGCCGGGAACGGCTCCCAGGCCGGCTGCTCGGCGTTCCACTCCCGGAAGCTGTGCCGCACGACTTCGGCGAGCAGGTCGTCCTTGTCCGTGAAGAACCAGTAGAGCGAGCTGGCGGGCAGCCCCGACCGTTCGCAGATGCGCGAGATGGTGGTGCCCTCGTAGCCACGCTCGGCGGCAATCTCGGCGGCCGCTTTGAGGATCCGCAGCCGTGATTCTTCTGGCTGGGCCGTGTCGACGGCGCTCATGAGGCCACCTGCGTCAGTCGCCGGGCCGCCACGGCGAGGCCCGAGGCTACGGTGTCGACCAGCCAGTCCAGGTCCCAGCCGCGGTTTGCGTTGGCGCCGACGAACAGCCCGTCCATGGCGGCGAGGTGGAAGCGTGCGAGGGTGATCGCAACATCAGGACTAGTGCCAGGATGCTCCTGCTCGAGCAGCCCCGACCACCACTCGGTGAGCCGGGCCAGCGTGTCCTGACGGATCTCGATGTACCGCCCTCGGGCGGCGGGCTCCTTAACGCGGTGTTCCAGCGCCAGCATCAGCCCCAGCCGCCAGAACTCGGGTTTCCGGCTGAAGGCGGCGGCCGCGTCGCGGAACCGGGCATGCACCTGCTCCTCGAACGGCGTCTGGGTAACGGATGCCTTCCAGGTCGGACCGACCTCCCGCCAGTTGCGGTAGCTGAACTCCAGCACTTCGGCGAGCAGGGAGTCTTTGTTCTTGAAATGCCAGTAGATCGAGCTGGCCGGCAATCCGGTCTTCTCGGTCACCAGTGCCACGCTCGTGCCGTCGTAGCCGCGTTCGGCCGCGATTTCCAATGCGGCTTCCAGAATGCGCTGTCGCGACACATCGCCCTGCTGGTGGTGGCGGTCAGTCTTGCGCGGCATTGCTTGGGGCTCCGGTCCAGTTCTCGTGCTTGCTGTTCCGACACCCTACAAGCTACAGTTCACGAAACACGCTGTAGTGATCACTACAGAGTAAAACCTAGCACCTTGCACCCGAATCCGCTTCAAAGGCGAAATGGAGACAGAACGAATGGTTCTTGCAGACATGGGTCGGCGGCGCAGCCGCTGGACGCTCACCCTCACATCCGTAGCGGCGGGAACTCTCCTGCTCGCGGGTTGCGCCGGCGGCGCAACCGCCCAGCCCGGCAGTGACACGACCGGGGACGCGCCGGAGGCGGCGCAGCTCGGCGAAATTCTCGGTGTCGAGGGCGGTGAAGCAGCCGGCGAGGGAGTCGAATGGACGCTCGGCGCCGCGCTACCCCTCTCCGGACCCGGCGCCCCCGAGGGCAAGGAGATGCGCCAGGCCATCGAACTTGCGATCGAACAGATCGAGGCATCCGGCGGCCCGTCCATCAGCCTCTCCGCCAAGGACATCAAGAACCCCGACCCGGTGGCGGCGAAACAGGCGGCAACCGAACTCGCCGAGGAAGGTGTCGCCGGCAAGATCAGCACCTACGGTGACGCGCTGGGGGCGATGATCGAAGACACCATCGCGAGCAAGATGCTCACCCTGGACGGCGTCGGCGGTGCCCAGCCCCACCTGATCGGCACCCCGTACTACTACGGCACCACCGCCGTGGCACCCGCCGACGTGCTGCCCGGCGCGATGGAATGGCTGAAAGAATCCGAGTCCGGCGCCAAGACCGTCGGCCTGGTCGGCTGGGAACTCGGGCCACTGAACGACCCGATCCGAGCAGATTTCAGCGCCAAAGTAGAGGAAGCCGGTCTGGAGTTCAACGGACTCTGGGAGACCGTGTCACCGATGACGCAGGACTTCGCCAGCCTGATCACCAAGATCAAGGCGAACCAGCCCGATGTCATCTTCATCGGCATGGGCGCCCAGGCTCCTGGCGCGTTCACGAGCCAGGCGGTTGCGGCGGGAATCGACTCCACCCTGATCGGCATCGAGTTCACGAAGACGGCGCTGGACGCCTCGAAGGGCAGTTTCGACGCCGGCGCCTACCACTTCGCAATGAACTACTTCGACGCGACCAACCCGACCAACCCGCTGGCCGAGTACTTCGTCGAGACCTATTCCGCGAAGTACCCTGACTCGCCGGAGCCGTCGTTCTACGCCGCCAACGCGTACGAGAACACGTTGGCGTTCTGGCAGTTCCTCCGCGGCACCATCGAGGCCGGCGGCGATGTCACCAGCGGCGACGACCTTGTGGCGGCACTGGAGGCCAACCCCGATCTGCCGAGCCTGTACGGCGGCGACGACAGCACGGTCGGTGTCACCACGATCAACCTGGAAACCCACGGTGTCGCCAGCCGGGCGATGGGTGTCTACCAGTGGAAGGACGGCAGCGCCCACGCGCTCGCCACGTTCGACATCGACGCAGCCGATTTCGAACTGAAGTAACCATCCCGGCAGCGGGCGGGCGATTACGGTCGCCCGCCCGCTGACGGATCACCTTCCGGAGGCAGACCCATGGAAGATTTCCTTCAACTCACCATCAACGGGGTGTTCCGCGGCGCCTTCTACGGCGCCCTCGGAGCCGGGCTTGCGCTCATCCTCGGTGTGACAGGGCGTTTTCACTTCTCCTATGCGCTGACCTACACCGTTGCGCCGTTCGCCGCGTACGGCATCGCGCAGGCGGTTGGACTGTCGTTCTGGCCGGCGGCGCTGGTCGGTGTGCTGGCGGCCGTGCTGCTCAGCGTGGCCATCGAACTGCTCATCTACCGTCCGGTGGCAGCCCGGGCCGGCGCCAACACGCTGCTCGCTGTCATGGTCTCCTCGCTGGGGTTCAGCATCGTCGGTGTGGCGCTGTTGCAGTTGCTGCTCGGCAGCGGCAGTGTGCCGTTCTACGGTCCTCCGCTGCAGGCGATCACCGTCGGACCGGTGCTGTTCACCAACTTCGACCTGTTCCAGGCCATCACCTCGGTGGTGCTCGTGCTGGCGCTGACCGGACTGCTGGTGTGGACACCGCTCGGCCGCAGCATCCGCGCCACCCGCAGCAATCCACAACTGGCCGGCGCTCTCGGCATCCGCACGTCGCGCATCAACATCGTCGTGTTCGCGATCGGCGGGCTCATTACCGGGGTGTGCGCGATCTGGTACGGACTCCAGTACACCGTCGATCCGATCATGGGCGACCGGGTGATCATTTACAGCTTTGTGGTCGCCTTCCTCGCCGGCACCCGCAGCAGCCCGCTGCGCGCTCTTGCCGTCGGCGCCGTCGTGGCGTTGCTGGAGCAGTGGGCAACCCTCGTGCTGTCGGTGCAGTGGTCGCAGACCGCGGTCTTCCTCGTGCTGGTGGTGTAC
This Salinibacterium sp. ZJ450 DNA region includes the following protein-coding sequences:
- a CDS encoding ABC transporter substrate-binding protein, producing the protein MVLADMGRRRSRWTLTLTSVAAGTLLLAGCAGGATAQPGSDTTGDAPEAAQLGEILGVEGGEAAGEGVEWTLGAALPLSGPGAPEGKEMRQAIELAIEQIEASGGPSISLSAKDIKNPDPVAAKQAATELAEEGVAGKISTYGDALGAMIEDTIASKMLTLDGVGGAQPHLIGTPYYYGTTAVAPADVLPGAMEWLKESESGAKTVGLVGWELGPLNDPIRADFSAKVEEAGLEFNGLWETVSPMTQDFASLITKIKANQPDVIFIGMGAQAPGAFTSQAVAAGIDSTLIGIEFTKTALDASKGSFDAGAYHFAMNYFDATNPTNPLAEYFVETYSAKYPDSPEPSFYAANAYENTLAFWQFLRGTIEAGGDVTSGDDLVAALEANPDLPSLYGGDDSTVGVTTINLETHGVASRAMGVYQWKDGSAHALATFDIDAADFELK
- a CDS encoding TetR/AcrR family transcriptional regulator — encoded protein: MPRKTDRHHQQGDVSRQRILEAALEIAAERGYDGTSVALVTEKTGLPASSIYWHFKNKDSLLAEVLEFSYRNWREVGPTWKASVTQTPFEEQVHARFRDAAAAFSRKPEFWRLGLMLALEHRVKEPAARGRYIEIRQDTLARLTEWWSGLLEQEHPGTSPDVAITLARFHLAAMDGLFVGANANRGWDLDWLVDTVASGLAVAARRLTQVAS
- a CDS encoding TetR/AcrR family transcriptional regulator; the encoded protein is MSAVDTAQPEESRLRILKAAAEIAAERGYEGTTISRICERSGLPASSLYWFFTDKDDLLAEVVRHSFREWNAEQPAWEPFPADISVGDGLRRLLHHSSRSLPSAPEFLRIGHMLALERRETEPVGRALFLQVREEVADALARWFAASIDADLIARQPALPHRLATLIIALTDGLFLAYQIADLWDPDTFVDLIVTVVETAIAEAEADL
- a CDS encoding branched-chain amino acid ABC transporter permease, whose translation is MEDFLQLTINGVFRGAFYGALGAGLALILGVTGRFHFSYALTYTVAPFAAYGIAQAVGLSFWPAALVGVLAAVLLSVAIELLIYRPVAARAGANTLLAVMVSSLGFSIVGVALLQLLLGSGSVPFYGPPLQAITVGPVLFTNFDLFQAITSVVLVLALTGLLVWTPLGRSIRATRSNPQLAGALGIRTSRINIVVFAIGGLITGVCAIWYGLQYTVDPIMGDRVIIYSFVVAFLAGTRSSPLRALAVGAVVALLEQWATLVLSVQWSQTAVFLVLVVYMIALSTQRIWRPWLTNRSRATA